In Mastigocladopsis repens PCC 10914, a single window of DNA contains:
- a CDS encoding ABC transporter substrate-binding protein produces the protein MKLRTLLSLFAVFLLSLIVAVSCTPQVQTSTSGNSATITNTAPIQVGFSAWPGWFPWQIAQEQKLFEANKVNVDLKWFDSYLDSINALRAGQLDANTQTLNDTISSVAAGSDQVIVLVNDNSTGNDKIIVREGINSIADLKGKKVAAEEGTVDHFLLLLGLKKAGLTQADIQFQPLETGAAAAAFVAGQVDAVGVFAPFTTKALERSGSKELFSSKDFPGAIPDHLVVSRKLINERPQDVQALVNTWFATLDFMNANQEKAYAIMAKRAGVSVSEYKAYDAGTKIFTLEENLKAFNPGNDMASLRYASGEISKFLLDSGLTKQAPNLNQIFDDRFVKAYATKQKP, from the coding sequence ATGAAGTTACGTACCTTACTATCTTTATTCGCTGTATTTTTACTAAGTTTAATTGTTGCCGTTAGTTGTACTCCTCAGGTACAAACTTCTACCTCAGGAAATTCTGCTACCATCACAAACACTGCTCCAATTCAAGTTGGTTTTAGTGCTTGGCCCGGTTGGTTTCCTTGGCAAATTGCTCAAGAACAAAAGTTATTTGAGGCAAACAAAGTTAATGTGGATTTGAAGTGGTTTGATAGCTATTTAGATTCCATTAATGCCTTGAGAGCAGGCCAACTAGATGCCAATACCCAAACCCTGAATGATACAATTAGCTCGGTAGCTGCTGGTTCCGATCAAGTTATCGTTTTAGTCAACGATAACTCAACTGGTAACGACAAAATTATTGTCCGAGAAGGGATTAACAGTATTGCTGATCTCAAAGGTAAAAAAGTTGCCGCTGAAGAAGGAACAGTAGACCATTTTCTGTTATTACTGGGCTTGAAAAAAGCAGGTTTAACCCAAGCTGATATTCAGTTTCAACCACTAGAAACAGGTGCGGCGGCGGCGGCTTTTGTTGCTGGTCAAGTCGATGCGGTCGGAGTTTTTGCCCCTTTTACCACAAAGGCTTTAGAGCGTTCTGGAAGTAAAGAACTATTCAGTTCTAAAGACTTTCCTGGTGCAATTCCCGACCATTTAGTCGTCAGTCGCAAACTGATTAATGAGCGCCCCCAAGATGTCCAAGCTTTAGTGAATACTTGGTTTGCCACTTTAGATTTTATGAATGCAAACCAAGAAAAAGCTTACGCAATTATGGCAAAACGGGCTGGAGTGTCGGTTTCGGAATATAAGGCATACGACGCAGGAACTAAAATCTTTACGCTTGAAGAGAATTTGAAAGCCTTTAATCCCGGTAATGATATGGCATCTCTGAGATACGCCTCTGGGGAAATTAGTAAATTTCTCCTCGACAGTGGTTTGACAAAACAAGCGCCTAATCTTAACCAAATCTTTGACGATCGCTTTGTAAAAGCCTACGCTACGAAGCAGAAACCATGA